TCGCGGCGGACGTGAATCCGGGAGACCGCATCCTGCTGGACGACGGCCTGCTGGAGCTGAAGGTCCTGGAGACGGACAAGCAGAAGCTCATCAAGACGCAGGTCATCCACGGCGGCGCGCTGAAGAACAACAAGGGCATCAACCTGCCCGGCGTGGCGGTGCGTGCCGACGCGCTGACGCCCAAGGACCGCGAGGACCTGGTCTTCGGCCTCAAGGCGGGCGTGGACTTCATCGCGCTGTCCTTCGTGCGCCAGCCCTCGGACCTGGACGCCGCCCGGCAGGCCATGGCCGAGGTGGGCCGCACGGTGCCCATCATCTCCAAGCTGGAGAAGCCCGAGGCCATCGCCCGGCTGGACGCCATCCTCGACAAGACGGACGGCGTCATGGTGGCCCGTGGCGACCTCGGCGTGGAGATTCCCCCCGAGGAGGTGCCGGCCGTCCAGAAGGACATCATCCGGCGCTCCAACCTGCGGGGCCTGCCCGTCATCGTGGCCACGCAGATGCTGAACTCGATGATTGACAACCCGCGGCCCACGCGCGCCGAGGCGAGCGACGTGGCCAACGCCGTGTTCGACGGCGCGGACGCGGTGATGCTCTCGGGCGAGACGGCGAGCGGCAAGTTCCCGATTGAGTCCGTGCAGATGATGGAGCGCATCATCCTCGCGGCCGAGTCGTCGGCGCGGGTGCAGCCTCCGGCGCGCTACATCGAAGCGCCGCTGGGGCTGCCGCAGCACTTCCCGGACGTGATTGCGCGCGTGGCGTGCGAGGCGGCCCGGGCGAGCGGCGCGTCGCTGATTGCCGCCTTCACCCTGTCGGGCGTGACGGCGCGGCTGCTGGCGCACTACCGGCCGCCGGTGCCGATTGTCGCCTTCAGCCCCAACCAGGAAGTGCGTCGCCGGCTGGCGCTGCTGTGGGGCGTGGTGCCGCGCGTGCTGGAGCCCATCCAGGAGACGGAGGCCATGGTGCGTCGCGTGGAGGAGGAGCTCATCGCGAGGGGCCTGGGCCGCAAGGGCGACCGCATCGTCATCGTCTTCGGAGCGCCGGTGGGGCAGCCGGGGAAGATCAACAGCCTCCGCCTGCACACCATCGGCTGAGCCGGGACGCGTAGCCGGTAGGGCATTGAGGAAAGGGGCCGGCGGGAGGTTTCCGCGGGCCCCTTTCGCGCGTCAGGCCTCCACCTTCGCGCGTCAGGCCTGCTTCTTGTCGTGCAGGGCGCGGCGGGGAATCTCGGCCTCGACGAAGACGGTGAACAGGGCCTTGTCGAGCTGGCCGGAGTCCGCCTCGCGCTTGAGGATGTCGAGCGCGAGGGTGTGGGGCACGGCCTTCTTGTAGGGCCTGTCGCTGGCGGTGAGCGCGTCGTAGATGTCGGAGATGGACATCATCCGGGACTGGATGGGGATGGCCTTCTCGGCGCGCGGGTAGCCGGTGCCGTCCATCTTCTCGTGGTGCGCGTAGGCGATTTCGGGCACGCGGCGCAGCGTGCGCGTCCACGGAATCTGGCTGAGGAAGCGGTAGGTGTGCTCGACGTGGCTCTCGATTTCCCGGCGCTCCTCGGGGGAGAGGGTGCCGCGGGTGATGGAGAGCGACTGGATTTCGCGGGGCAGCAGCAGCGGCTGTGCCTGCCCGTTGGCGTCGTCGAAGCGGAGCTGGCCCAGCTCATGGAGCCGCTCGAAGCCGCCCTGGGCGAGCACGGTGGGGCGGTTGCAGGTGAGGATGAAGTCGAACACCTCGTCGAGCTGCTTCAGCTCGGTGATGAGGCGCTCCTGCTCCTCGCCCTCGATTTCGGGGAGATTCTTGTCGCCGCGGACCTTCACTGCCTCCAACCGGCGGCGGTAGCTCTGGAGCTGCAAATCCTTGCGGGCGAGCTGGAAGCGGGCGCGCAGTCCCTCCAGCTCGTGGGGGTAGAGCTTCTCCGCCTTGACGAGCACCGGCTCGCGCACGCCCACCTTGCCGAAGTCGTGCAGCAGCGACGCGTAGCGCAGCTCCTGGAGCTCCACGGCGGAGAAGCGCACGTGGGCATGGGGCCCGGTGCTCAGGTGCTCCAGGGCCTGGGCCAGCGTCACGGTGAGGTCGGCCACGCGGCCGGAGTGGCCGGCGGTGGTCGGGTCTCTGGCTTCGATGGCGACGACGGAGGCGGAGACGAAGCCCTCGAAGAGGCGGTTGATTTCCTCGTGGAGGAGGGCGTTTTCAATCGCGCCGGCGGCCTGGGCGCCGAGGGCGAGGAGCAGCTCTTCGTCCTCGGCGTTGAAGCTGCCGCCATCGAGCTTGTTGAGGGCCTGGATGACGCCCGTCACCTCGCCGTTGGCGTCGCGCATGGGGACGCAGAGGATGGTCTTCGTCTGGTAGCCGCTGGAGACGTCGAACGAGCGGTTGAAGCGCGGGTCCGAGTAGGCGTCGGGGATGTTGATGACGGTGCCCGTCTGGGCGACCTGGCCGGAGATGCCGCTGCCCACGGGGAGGCGGATTTCGCTCTTGGAGCCCTGGGCGACCTTGCTCCACAGCTCATTGCGCTCGCGGTCGAGGATGAAGAGCGAGCAGCGGTCCGCCTCGACCACCTTGGTGGCTTCGAAGAGGATGAGGGGGAGGAGCAGGTCGAGGTCGCGCTCGGCGCTCATCGCCTTGGCGACGTCCAGGATGGACGTGAGCTTCGCCAGGCGGCGGCTCAGGTCGGGAGTAGGTGACTGGGCGGGCTGGGAAAGCACCGGGGGCGGCTCCGGGTGAAGCGGCCAGCGGCCGCGAGGGCCTCGGGGTTGTAGCACGGCCGACAGGGTGGCTGCCCGGGGGGCCCACCTGCTCGGTCACCTGCTCTTTGGTGGACGTCTGTGGGTACGTTCCCCGCGCCGAGTGACGGGGAGTTGGGTATGAAGCGCCGCATGAGCCGACGCCCCGTTCGCATCTCTCCCTCGTTGCTGTCCTGTGACTTTGGGCGTCTCGCGGAGGAGGTCCGGGCCATCGAAGCCGCCGGAGCCGATTGGATTCACGTGGATGTCATGGATGGCAGGTTCGTCCCGAACATCACGATTGGTCCGGTGGTGGTGGAGGCCATCAAGCGGGTGGCGACGAAGCCGCTGGACGTGCACCTGATGATTGTGGAGCCGGAGCGCTACGTGGAGGCCTTCGCGAAGGCGGGGGCGGACGTGATGACGGTGCACACGGAGGCGAGCCCGCACCTGCACCGGACGCTGCAGCAGATTCGGAAGGCGGGGGCGAAGCCGTCGGTGGTGCTGAACCCGGGCACGCCGCTGTCGGCGATTGAAGAGGTGCTGGGCGACGTGGACATGGTGCTGGTGATGAGCGTGAACCCGGGCTTTGGCGGGCAGAGCTTCATCGAGTCCACGGTGGACAAGGTGCGCCGGCTGCGGGCGATGTTCGACGCGCGAGGGCTGGACACGGACATCGAGGTGGACGGCGGCATCAACGCCGAGACGGCGAAGCGGGTGGTGGACGCCGGGGCCACGGTGCTGGTGGCGGGCAGCTACGTCTTCGGGGCGAAGGACTACGCGCAGGCCATCCGCTCACTGCGGCCGTAGGCGCCAGGCGAGGAGCCTGGAGAGGCCGCGCTGGCACAGGGGCGGACCGCGGAGCGATCAGGCGCGAGCGCGGACGACAGCGGTGGCGAGGCGGGCGACGCGGGTCATGAACGTCGGGTCAAAGGGCTTCACCTCGTAGTCGTCGGCGCCGAGCTCGAAGCAGACGTGACGGGTGAACTGGTCCTCGACGCCGCTGAGGATGATGACCTTGCAGTCGCGGGTGGCGGGGTCCTGCTTGAGCTGGGCGAGCAAATCCCGGCCGTCCTGGTGCTGGTTGATGTCCAGGATGATGACGGCGGGGCGGTGCTGACGGGCCAGCTCGAGGACGCGCTCCGAGGTGGTGTCCGAGATGCACGTCAGCCCGGAGCGCTTCCCCTCGCGCGCGAGCGCGGAGACGATGAGCGGCTCGTCATCGGAGATGAGGACGACGGGGGGGGACGCCATGGAGTCGTGCTGCTGCAATGCAGTGTAACCTTTTTAACGAAGCAAGACTTGTTCCTCTCCGGAAGTACCGGAATGTCGGGGAGTTGGGAAGAGGAGAAGCGGGTCATTCGGGCCATGCGGGTATGTCCGTACCCCGGGCAGGGGAGCAGGTAGGGGGAGGAAGAAAAGGTGATCCGAGGACGTTGACTCAGCCGGGCGGCTCGGGTACTACCGCCCGCGCTTCGCCGGTCCCGAGAAGGAACCACCGGCGGACGGACATATCGGGGAGTGGCTCAGCCTGGTAGAGCACTTGGTTCGGGACCAAGGGGTCGCAGGTTCAAATCCTGTCTCCCCGACCATTCAAAGGGCGCGGAATCCTTGGAGAAATCCTCGGTTCCGCGCCCTTCGTTTTCCGGGGTTGGAGCCCTGCTCACGCCGCGATAGCAGTCCGCTCCATTCCCGCCACTCCATCACCCCCGCTGGTACTCCGCCCTCTATGCCCATGTCTGTGGCGTGGGGGCTGCGGGCAGCCGGTCGAGCGCATCGCTGGGGGCTTCCACAACCAGCTGGCCGTAGGTGTCGGCCGTGAGCCGCAAGTCCGGTGCCAGATGAGGCGTGACTCACTCAACGGGCCTACCCGCTTTGTCGGTGACGACTCCAGTTGTGTCTGAGGCCAAGGCTCGCAAGAGAAGCTTCTGAGGGAGCCGCTCCATCCAAGAGGATTGGCCCTGTAAATGGCCAGCGTTCTCCGCTACCGAGCGTGCCCTGGAGTTCCTGGTGGGTCGAAGGCCAGCGCCCTCTTCATCAGCAGCAAGAAGGTGCGGCAGACCCTGGAGCAGCTGCGCGGACGCGTCGTACTTCACTTCCTGCCGCCCTACTGCCCCCCGGCCAACCGCATTGAGCGCGTGTGGCTCGACCTGCATGCCAACGTCACCCGCAACCACCGCTGCCGCACCATGAATCAGCTGATGGGACGGGTCCACGCCTACCTCGCCGCACGCAACGTCCAGCGCCGTGCCAGTCCATTCCTGCGTCGGGCCGAGCTCAAGCATGCCGCCTGAGCCCGTGCGAGAATCCCGATCCTTCGTTTAGTGGCGGCGCGGCTCGCAATCTCTGCCCATCCGCCGGTGCCCGCAGCCCTCGCACGCCTTGGGTACCAGCTCGACGACGTGCTGCACGGCCTCGGGCGGCAGGAGACTTCTCTCATGCTTTTTGTGCCCGGCTTTGCTTGGTTTTCCATGAGCGAAGAGAGGAGGCAGCGCGCGTCCCGGCCGGGCCCTGCAGAATTTCTGCATCAATTTCCACCTCACGGGCTCATTGCCTGTGAGGCGGGTCGCCGCTCGTCCCACGAGGCGGGCCTCAGCCTTGATGCGTATCAGCCACAGCACCACCCCATTGGAAGTGCTCCTTGTCATCGCGAGCGCGCGCAGGGAGGGCTGTTCGACATTGGCCCCGGCCGCGGCCCTTGTGGACACGTACCTGCCGAACGAACCCCACAACCTGCTCCTGCTCGCGCGGTGCGCGGAACAGCGGAGACAGTGGAGCACCGCAGTGGACTATCTCCGAAGAGCACAAGCCATCGAACCCCACGCCCCGGCCACGGAACGCCAGCTCCAGGAAGCGCTGTCGCGTGAATCATCGGGCGTCGAGGTCGGGGAGGCGCGTCCATGACGCGGCAGCAGCCCACGAGCCGTGCGGGCGCCGGAGCTGCGTCCCTGGTCCGCCGCCGGCTCCTGGGAGGTGCGTTCGCTGGGCTCGCGGCCTTGGGAGGCGTACTTCTGGCCCGCCGGGCGGGGCTGCGATTCTCCTCGGTGCAGGGACCGGACGCGGAACGCGTGCGGGAGGTGCTCTCGTTTCTAGAGGAACATGGGAAGGTGCCAGTCACAGCCTCCGGAGACGGCCGCTGGCAGCTCGAGAAGATCTCCCGAGCAGATGACTTCGAGCTTCGGGTCGTCAGCCGCGCGACCGGCGCCACCGTGGCCTCCACGCGGTCGCCCGACACGCAGCTTGCGCTCTCTTTCTGTCCGAAAGGGCAGACCGTGGCGTTCCTGGCCTGCTCGGGTGGAGATCGGCGCTTTGTCCTGTATCTCCTGGACATCGGCACGGGACGGGTCACCTCCGCCCAGACCCCTGTCACGCGGTCCGCCGCCTCTCCCATCCGCTGGTCACCCGATGGCCAACGCCTGCTCTACACCGTGACGTCGGGTCATTCGCAGACCGTTGTCTTCCACCTTCAAAGCGGCCAGTGGCAGCGCTTGGGGCCTCCCATGACAACGCGCAGCGAGCCGGCGTGGAGTCCGGATGGTCGGCAGATTGCTCTGGTTGGCGCCGAGCAGCCAGGAGCCTTGGCCCTCGTGTCGCTGGACCCGCCAGCCATTCAAACCCTTCACGTGGCCGAGCGGTGCGAACTGCGCCAGGTGTCCTGGCGCCCGGATGGCCAGGCTCTGGCAGCGACCCTTCGTAGGGAGGCCGATGAATATTCTTCCCTGGTCGAGGTGGATCTGCGAACCGGAAGCCAGACCGTGGTGGCCCAGGTGCCGGGGGATGTGAGCGAGCCCAGATACCTCGGCTCCTCCGAGCTCTTGTTCCGAGTGAGCTCCGGGGGAGATGCGAGGCTGATGAGCGCTCGAACCGACACCCAGACGCTGCGCCCCCTGGGGCCGGCCTCCGGCGTGGTGAACATGCGGAGTGGCGCCACCGAAGGGGGGCGTGTCTTCGCGGTGCATGTCGGCCGGACGAGCCCTCCGGCGCTGCTGGAGGTGTCCTCAGGCCAGGAGCCCGTGGTGGTAGCGCGCGCGACGTCGGCGTGGGTCTCCCCGTGTACGGATGTCGAGATTCGCGCGAGGGATGGACTGGGGCTGCCAGCCACCCTGTGGCGCTCGGGCACCCAGGCCGTGTCCAGGCCCGCCGCGCTGGTCGTGGTGCATGGAGGGCCCAGGCTGCAGGAACTGCCGGTATGGGACGCCCGGGTCCAGGTGTTGCTCCGCGCGGGCTGCCATGTGCTGAACCTCAATTATCGAGGCTCGACGGGGTATGGCGCGCGCTTCGAGCGGGCGGGGAACGATCAGGAGCGCACCCTCGATGTCCTGGCCGCGCGTGACTACTGTGTCGCCCAGCTCGGCGTGCCACGCGAGCGCGTGGTTCTTCTTGGCACCAGCTATGGAACATCGCTGGTGGCCGCCGCCTTGGCCGCCGAACCGGATTGCTGCGGCGCGGCCGTCCTGGTGTCCACGGTGAGCCTGGCTCACATCGCCCGCCGCCCCCTACGGGCCTTACCGCGCCTGGTGGCGTTTCACGGCGCGAACGACAATGTGCTCGCGCCCGCACGGGCCCGGCGGGAGATAGAAGAGTGCCTGGGTCCCGAGGCCCTCTCACGCGAAGGGTCGTGGAGCGTCTTCGAGCACGAGGGGCATCACTTTCACCGCCTCCGTTCCTGGTCGCAGGTCTACTCGGCCATCCCTGCTCTCTTGGGCCAGGTCGCTGCTGAACGTGCATGAGGGGTATAGAGAATCGCGCAACTGAGGCCAGCAGCTACGGGCGAGCGGTGGTGGCCGGCGCCGGAGGAGGGATAGCCAGCGCCTCCACCAGCCCCTGTGCCACCGCGGCGGCAAAGGCGTCCAGCGTGCGCTCCTCCTTCCAGCGCTCGTTCTCCTCGTAATCGAGCGCGTGGTACGTCTCGATGATGACCGAGGGGATGCGCGGCCGGCGCAGCACCATGACGCGGCGCTCGGGGACGTGCCGGTCCACGAAGACGCCGGGCTGGGCGGCGTCCCCGTCATACAGCCCCGTGTAGTCCGCGCCGTCATAGGGGCGGAAGCCCGCTGCCTTCATGTGCCGCGCCAGCGCCCGGGCGAGGGAGGCGCGGTGCGTCTTGAGGGGCTCAGCGCCCTCGTCCGACCAGAGCACGCTGTAGCCAGGTGTGGCGTCCTGCCGGGGGCACTGGCGCTCCGGCGTGGCCTGCCAGCGCTGCGCCTGGCCTCGTGCGTCCGAGTGCAGGCTGACGAAGGCGTGCGCCTCCCAGGCCTCCGCCGCCGCCACCCGGGACGGGTAGTCCACGCGCTGCCCGGGGGCGTCGCGGCTGAGCCTCACGACGAAGAGTCCCGTGGCCTCCAGTCGCCGCTGGAGCTCCAACCCGACCCGCAGGGTGAAATCCTGCTCGTCCTCGCAGAGGACGGACCGATTGCCGGTGTTGCCGGGCGCGCCGTGCCCTGCATCCAGGTAGATGCGCTTCTGGCGGAAGCCCCGGGGCACCGTCACCGCGAGCTTCGTGAGTGGAGCGCCAGGCGCGGGCCAGGCGCGGGCAGGGGCCTCGAGGGAGGGAGGCGGCGTCACCTCCATGGGGAGGGCGGGAGACTCGGTGTGGGGAGTGGAACGCACCGGCTCGGCACATCCCGCGAGGAGGGCCAGTCCCAGCAGCATTCGGAGGGGCTTTAGCATAGGGGCGATTGCGACGCCCAGGTGGGGCGCGGCGTTCCCGTCATCCTCGCACAAAGAAATCGGGCAGGCCCCGTGAGGGAACCAGCCCGCTCAGGACTCACCCCCGCCCGGAGCGCCAGGAATCGGATTCCCGCGGCCGCCGGGCGGTGTTGGTGGGCTTCACGAAGGGTGACACGAAGGGTTGCTGAACGCAGGGCGCATGTGGGCATCTGCTGGGTGCATGCCCGAGCCCACTGCCTCCGTGTCGGCTCCCGGGGCCTGCCGGCGTCCAGTCGCGCGTGTCGACGACTCCTCCTCGTGCACCGCGAAGCCCATGATGCGTCGACTGAAGACGTCCACCACCAGGTACAGGTAGAGGAAGGCGCCCTTCACCGGGCCCTTCAGGTAGGTGATGTCCCAGCTCCATACCTGGCCAGGCCCGGTGGCGGTATGCTCGGCCTTCGGCCTGGGCATGGGGGCCTTGGCATGGCCGCGGTGGGCCAGTTGTCCCTCCTGGCGCAGCACCCGGTAGAAGCTCGCCTCGCTGGCCAAGTACTCGCCTCGGTCGGCCAGCCGAAGGCGTTCGTGTACGGCACTGCTTCCTGCCTGCTCTCGCCCCCAGGGCGTCATCTGCTAGGCACGTCAGCCGAGGCGACAAATTCCCTGACACAGGGGGCCATGCCCATCGCTGTCTTCCGTTGGGATGGGGCCACCGACGTCGACTTCAAGTGGTTGGGCTCGCGGGAGATCGAGTAGCCTGCGGCATCCGTGCTCGCGCTTGAGCTCTGAGAAAGACGGAGGGCCGCGAGACGGTTCCGTCCTCATCAACGCACTCCGTGCAAGGCGGAAAGCAATGCGGGGCCATGGAAAGCGCCAGGAAATTCATTCCTCGGATTTATTTCTCCTGAGCTCAAACGGAAAACTTCTCGGAAGCGCCTGATTTTCCTCACGTCCCGCGCCCTTGGAGGGGGGCAATAAATCGGCGCTTCCGAGCAGTCTGAAGATTCTCTGCATCAATTCCCTTCTCGTCGGCTCTCTCAATCTGTTGAGGGGAGTTGCTCGGCCCCACCAAGCGAACCCAGGACGAGCCAAACACCCCTCAGGCAGGACCGGGAAGCAGTGTGTCCGCTGCCCGTGAGTCAGTACAAAAGCTTCACCCACGCTAGATAGACCCCCGATTGGAGAAACATGATGAGAGCGATTACTTCCCTGACGATTGCGCTGGCCTGCATCCTGGCCGCATGCGGCGAGCCGGTACAGGAACTCAACGATGCTCCTGTGGTCAGCCTCCCCATCGAGGGGCTGACCACGCGCGCCTCCTCCCTGGACGAAGACCAGACCTACGATGACTACATCCAGGAAGTCATTGTCCCGGGAACGCTGCTCGACAGCAATAATGATGGTTTCGGCGATTGGTATTTCGATGCGTATGATCCGGACTACCAGTTGTATTTCGGCCAGTTCGAAGCCTCCGCACCGCCTTCTCCCCCTCCCGACACCACTCAATGCTCGAACGCGTGTGCGAATACCTATAACGCCGCCAACGCCCTCTGCAGCAGCATTCCCGACCTGAAGAGGAAGGCGATCTGTTATGCGGCCTCCACCGTCGCATACGCTGGCTGCCTTTGGTATTGCGGCTAGTCAGACCCTCCCCGCTGTAGTCTGCCGTCATTGCTCAACACCTTTCTTGGAGGGTGTTGAGTGATTGCTCGCCCCCCCGACCCAGGAATTCGTATCCACCATGGCCAATGAACCAGGCGAAGCTCAGTCATCTGGAGCAAGGGGGGCGTTCGCATGTCTCGTGGTGGGGTTGTTCGCCACGCTGATGGTGATGGCCCCTCGTGCGTGGCACCTGACGGACCGGTTCGCGTCTCCCAAGGGCGTGCTCTTCCACGCCACCGCACTGGTCGCGGGGGGGGCTTGTCTGGCCTCGGTGCGGCGCTGGAGATTCGACGCCGTGGACGTCTCGGTGGGGGCCTTCGCCGCTCTGGGGATTCTGTCGGCGCTCACCGTCGCGCACAATCCCTGGCTGGCATTGGGCGCGGTGGGAATGACGCTCTCGGGCGGTATCCTGTTCGTGTGTGCGCGGGCATTGGCGGAAGGTGGACGCCGGGGCGCGCTGTTGCTCGCGGTCATGATGGCCGCCGGCCTGCTCGCGTTCTCCATGCTGCTGGAGGCTCATGGCCCCTTGGAGGGCCTCTCGATGAAACGTGCGCCGGGAGGAGTGCTCGGTCACCGTAACCGCGCGGCGCACCTGCTCGTTCTGTCTCTTCCGGTGGCATGGCTCTGTTTCACCCGGGCGCGGGATCGCCGGGTGCTCGGTGTGCTGGCGGCCAACGTGGTGGTCATGGGTGCGGCCATCACGCTCTCCCGCTCCCGCGCTGCGTGGTTGGCCGTCCTGGTCATCGGCCTGGGGATGGTGGGGAGCTGGGCCCTCAGGGCTCGCGACGTCAGCGGGACACGGAAGCGTACCGTGGGCTTCGTGGTGGCCCTGCTGGTAGGCGCGGGCGCGGCGCTCGTCATCCCCAACACCCTGGACTGGCGTACCTCGTACCTGGATACGCTCTCCCGCATCGGCGAGCACCAGGCGGGTTCGGGCCGGGGGCGGTTGGTCCAGTACGCGAACACGCTGCGCATGGTCGCGGAGACTCCTCTGCTGGGAGTGGGGCCTGGAAACTGGATGGTGCACTATCCGCGTTATGCCACCTCCGGGGACCCTTCCCATGCCCCGGACGAGCTCGTGCCAGTGTCTCCGTTGCCGCAGTCGGACTGGATGGGAATGCTCGCCGAGCGGGGCGTGCTCGCCGTGTTGGCACTGGCCACGGTCGCGGGGTTGCTGTTCGTGGAGTGCTGGCGCCGTGCACGCGAGGAGACATGTCCGGAGCCGCGCACCGAGGCGCTCGCGCTGATGGCCGTGCTGGTGGGGCTGCTCGTCCTGGGCGGGTTGGATGCGGTGCTGATGACTCCCACGGCCGCCTTCTTCGTGGCCGTCATCGTGGGAGCGCTCGCACGTCCGCAGCGGGAGTGGGGGGGACTCGGCTCGGGCGCGGTGTGGCGGGGGGCGGCGATGGCCGCGGTATTGATGCTGACGAGTGGCCCTCTCGTGTATGGCACCGTGAAAGGGTGGGCCCGGCGGTTGGCCTACCTCCAGCCACTGACGACCGGGCGTCTGACTCAAGCGATACGCCTCGACCCCGGCAACTACGAGGCCCGTGTGCTCATGGGCGGGGTGCTGGCCCGGGCTGGCCAGTGCGAGCAGGCACTCGCGATGCTCCGCCAGGCCAACCACCTGCTGCCGCATGCCGAGGCGCCGATGCGGATGTGGTCCCGGTGCGGTCAGCAGATGCCGGGCCAGGAGCTGTCAGCTCGCCAGTCCAATGAAGACAGCAACGGCCAGCACCGTGCGAGCCGAGGAGGGGTTCAAGACGTTGTCACCCAATCCGTGGAAGGCAAGGACCTGCCTCGAAGCCGACTCCCTCGGGCAGGTTCTGGGAGCCAGCCGGACGGTCAAAGTCAGGATGAGCCGTTTGAAGTGCTCGGGTCCCAGGAATGCGGCATGGGTCGCGACGCGGGTGCCCGTGCTCGAGGCGAGCAACGAGATGTTCTCGGCGGGGACTCCCAGCTCATCGGTCAAGTACCGCCTTCCATCCTGCCTATGCTCGGCCCATGACCATGCAGCAAAGGACTTCCGCGAGGTCCACTCGCTCGGACGGGTCCCGGCGCTGCGCACCGACGATGGCGACATCCTCACGGAGAACGCAGCCATCCTGCAGCACGTGGCGGAGGTGTTCCCCAAGGCGAACCTCGCGCCCACGGACAGCAGGGGCCGTGCACGGCTGCAGCAGTGGCTGTGCTTCATCGGGACCGAGCTGCACAAGGCGCTCTTCGTGCCGCTCCTCGAGGAGAAGGCGCCCGAGGCCGCGAAGGCCTACGCGCTGGAGAAGGGCGCCTCATGGCTCGACTTCCTGGAGAAGCCTCTGACCGGGCGCGAGTTCCTGCTCGACCGCTTCAGCGTCGCCGACGCGTACCTGTTCACGGTGCTGAACTGGTGCGTGGTGACGCCTGTCGACCTGGAGAAGTGGCCGGCCATCAACGCCTACGTCGCGCGCCTCCGGGAGCGGCCGAGCATCGTGACGGCCTTCGCGGAGGAGGCGAAGCTCTACGCGGAGGAGCTGAAGCGGCACCAGGCCGCTGCGTGAGCCTTCCACGGCAGGCGGGTATCAGCGC
This is a stretch of genomic DNA from Pyxidicoccus trucidator. It encodes these proteins:
- a CDS encoding O-antigen ligase family protein, which encodes MFATLMVMAPRAWHLTDRFASPKGVLFHATALVAGGACLASVRRWRFDAVDVSVGAFAALGILSALTVAHNPWLALGAVGMTLSGGILFVCARALAEGGRRGALLLAVMMAAGLLAFSMLLEAHGPLEGLSMKRAPGGVLGHRNRAAHLLVLSLPVAWLCFTRARDRRVLGVLAANVVVMGAAITLSRSRAAWLAVLVIGLGMVGSWALRARDVSGTRKRTVGFVVALLVGAGAALVIPNTLDWRTSYLDTLSRIGEHQAGSGRGRLVQYANTLRMVAETPLLGVGPGNWMVHYPRYATSGDPSHAPDELVPVSPLPQSDWMGMLAERGVLAVLALATVAGLLFVECWRRAREETCPEPRTEALALMAVLVGLLVLGGLDAVLMTPTAAFFVAVIVGALARPQREWGGLGSGAVWRGAAMAAVLMLTSGPLVYGTVKGWARRLAYLQPLTTGRLTQAIRLDPGNYEARVLMGGVLARAGQCEQALAMLRQANHLLPHAEAPMRMWSRCGQQMPGQELSARQSNEDSNGQHRASRGGVQDVVTQSVEGKDLPRSRLPRAGSGSQPDGQSQDEPFEVLGSQECGMGRDAGARARGEQRDVLGGDSQLIGQVPPSILPMLGP
- a CDS encoding glutathione binding-like protein, with the translated sequence MAEVFPKANLAPTDSRGRARLQQWLCFIGTELHKALFVPLLEEKAPEAAKAYALEKGASWLDFLEKPLTGREFLLDRFSVADAYLFTVLNWCVVTPVDLEKWPAINAYVARLRERPSIVTAFAEEAKLYAEELKRHQAAA